The Temnothorax longispinosus isolate EJ_2023e chromosome 4, Tlon_JGU_v1, whole genome shotgun sequence genome has a window encoding:
- the LOC139812372 gene encoding uncharacterized protein, whose protein sequence is MFVRDAFCALCTVLLCLNVNVAEWVDMPQFSDETKIYRIPSVQHDQFYKFRRGDADSINFPNGQRNGSQTYRYPAEATRVTHNKRMEIKRINSIAMSTTPANLFPDQIADSFADTGTSRTTIITDTVTENKLNNKDDATISPIEDTMINTLTTQPSPNNKQETSRDKYDNDTSQQDDGIFQYLPIDLLKSVHRTLQSQPGSIEGKLYFLKTFEKTLMSEIESRLTTSMAPSRKIRGADYHDDHDDHSLGFPSTEGTLMAISFLTFAVYLVRLVMLLLRNMNMPTTTTTAATVFLGKRKRSTDLDDDTARILSNINSFVPDF, encoded by the exons ATGTTCGTGCGCGACGCGTTTTGCGCTCTGTGCACCGTTCTACTTTGCCTGAACGTTAACGTGGCAGAATGGGTGGACATGCCGCAATTCTCGGACGAGACCAAGATTTACAG GATACCTTCTGTACAGCACGATCAGTTTTACAAGTTCAGGCGAGGCGACGCGGACAGCATTAATTTTCCCAACGGTCAGCGAAACGGCAGCCAAACTTATCGTTATCCAGCTGAAGCCACGCGTGTGACGCATAATAAAAGGATGGAGATTAAAAGGATAAATTCCATCGCGATGTCGACAACGCCGGCGAACTTATTTCCCGATCAAATCGCCGACAGTTTTGCAGACACCGGTACAAGTCGCACCACAATCATCACCGATACCGTGACCGAG aataaattaaataacaaagacGATGCGACGATCTCACCAATAGAGGATACAATGATTAACACACTTACGACTCAACCATCACCGAATAATAAGCAAGAAACATCGCGAGATAAATACGACAACGATACATCGCAGCAGGACGATGGTATATTCCAATATTTGCCCATAGACCTACTTAAAAGTGTTCACCGTACTTTACAATCGCAGCCAGGGTCGATCGAGGGAAAACTTTACTTTCTTAAAACGTTCGAGAAGACATTGATGTCAGAGATTG AATCTCGCCTTACCACTTCTATGGCACCGAGTCGCAAAATAAGAGGTGCCGATTATCACGACGACCACGACGACCATTCTTTAGGATTCCCTTCGACAGAAGGCACACTGATGGCCATATCGTTTCTCACGTTCGCAGTTTACCTCGTCCGATTAGTCATG CTGCTTCTCCGGAATATGAACATGCCTACGACCACTACAACCGCCGCTACAGTGTTTCTCggcaaaagaaaaagatccACTGATCTCGATGACGACACCGCTAGAATACTTAGCAACATTAATAGTTTCGTTcctgatttttaa
- the Dhap-at gene encoding dihydroxyacetone phosphate acyltransferase, protein MEQNTGFVDLLEDRRRDCDFLWATRSMDPSLPHMLPPESVYDRQKIIQAVLRDEQVRLAIDTLARTTGVRVKDVENNASAMINEMASKADLTTVRWLGIFITKAMKRMFSKIYINETMLSDLKRKTRISQVQYIYVPSHRSYLDFILLSYILFSYDMALPNIAAGMDFYNMRIVGELLRKTGAFYIRRSFSNDILYKQIFRSYINTIVSHSDRAIEFFVEGTRSRSQKSTMPKYGLLSIIVESLLQGDVPDIHFVPMSINYERPPEELLFVYEMLGVPKPKESTAGLFRSLSILQKPFSHGRIFFNIGEPISTSRFVDKAYRQRKILQPSFKIPSSVVENIAYLIIESHKKNTVLMPINIIALLLNERIQTRPKEPYTLDSLVKDYQWFKSFVTGSLKALIYETETTDNYRTKQEILESLKPHDEFIVLDSSNTLKIKQRHKGAKQINHSNIKGYPLSERTLQIAVSAINIAIYINPTLAFLAETAFITATIGGNGTQTEVALERYELLRRLLSTEFVMRPIEDRALIKTEWEKSLNILLSQNCLYTANDLIFIGNNTKLFSILHNVILPFIDVIYVMCILLSEWTERTSAELTDRTILVEMQKEVERLIFETKDWCQHPYCLSLDLYNTTWSSLLSQDIIAYHKHTSTYRTDKAKLAHLIGALRELPLQHPAESYVGALPLIISTSSIDVPAKL, encoded by the exons ATGGAGCAGAACACCGGGTTTGTCGACTTGCTGGAGGACAGACGGAGGGATTGTGATTTTTTGTGGGCGACACGTTCCATGGATCCGTCCTTACCGCACATGTTGCCCCCGGAGTCGGTCTACGACAGGCAGAAGATCATACAAGCTGTTTTGCGCGACGAGCAGGTCAGACTTGCAATCGACACGCTAGCGAGGACGACTGGTGTCAGAGTTAAGGATGTTGAGAATAATGCTAGCGCTATGATAAACGAGATGGCCAGTAAAGCGGATTTGACGACGGTTCGCTGGCTAG GTATCTTTATCACGAAAGCCATGAAGAGGATGTtctcgaaaatttatataaacgagACCATGCTCTCTGACTTGAAGAGGAAAACGCGAATATCTCAAGTGCAGTACATCTACGTGCCGTCACACAGAAGTTACTTGGACTTTATTCTCCTGTCGTACATTCTCTTTTCCTACGACATGGCGCTGCCGAATATCGCGGCCGGCATGGATTTTTATAACATGAGGATAGTGGGAGAACTGCTGCGAAAAACCGGAGCGTTTTACATACGGCGTAGTTTCTCCAATGACATATTGTACAAGCAAATTTTCCGCTCGTATATCAACACTATCGTCAGCCACAGCGATAGGgcaattgaattttttgtcgAGGGTACGCGGAGCCGTAGTCAGAAGAGCACAATGCCGAAATACG GTCTTCTGTCCATCATCGTAGAAAGTTTACTTCAAGGCGACGTACCTGACATACATTTTGTACCCATGAGTATTAATTACGAACGACCGCCGGAGGAATTGTTATTCGTTTACGAAATGCTCGGGGTACCGAAGCCGAAAGAAAGTACGGCCGGATTGTTTCGGTCGCTCTCCATTCTGCAAAAACCCTTCTCTCACGGacgtattttctttaatatcggGGAACCGATATCCACCAGTCGATTCGTGGACAAGGCATACCGCCAAAGGAAAATTCTACAGCCTTCCTTCAAAATTCCATCGTCTGTTGTGGAGAATATAGCTTATCTTATAATAGAATCGCACAAGAAGAATACTGTACTTATGCCGATCAATATCATCGCCTTGCTTCTCAATGAGAGAATCCAGACGAGACCAAAGGAGCCGTATACACTTGATTCATTGGTCAAAGATTATCAATGGTTTAAAAGCTTTGTTACTGGATCACTAAAAGCTTTAATATATGAAACTGAAAC TACCGATAACTATAGGACTAAACAGGAAATACTGGAATCCTTAAAACCGCATGACGAGTTCATAGTGCTTGATTCATCGAACACGTTAAAGATCAAACAAAGGCATAAAGGAGCGAAACAAATAAATCATTCAAATATCAAGGGATATCCTTTGTCTGAACGGACTCTGCAAATAGCGGTATCTGctattaatattgcaatttatatcaATCCGACCTTGGCTTTTCTGGCGGAAACGGCTTTCATTACTGCAACTATAGGAGGGAATGGCACCCAAACTG aaGTAGCTTTGGAACGATATGAACTATTAAGAAGACTACTCAGCACAGAGTTTGTGATGCGTCCGATTGAAGACAGAGCTTTAATCAAAACAGAGTGGGAAAAGTCGTTGAATATATTGCTATCACAGAACTGCTTGTATACAGCGAAtgacttaatttttataggaaataacactaaattattttctatcttgCATAATGTTATATTACCTTTCATAGACGTTATATATGTGATGTGTATCTTATTGTCTGAG TGGACTGAAAGAACGTCGGCCGAACTCACGGATCGGACGATTCTCGTCGAAATGCAGAAAGAAGTGGAAAGATTAATATTCGAGACTAAAGATTGGTGTCAACATCCCTACTGTTTATCTCTTGATTTGTATAACACAACATGGTCTAGTTTATTATCGCAAGATATCATCGCATATCATAAACATACCAGTACGTACCGAACGGATAAAGCAAAATTGGCGCATCTCATCGGTGCATTGCGCGAATTACCATTACAACATCCCGCGGAAAGCTACGTCGGTGCGTTgcctttaattatttcaacatcATCGATAGATGTACCGGCTAAGTTGTAA
- the Kua gene encoding plasmanylethanolamine desaturase 1: MEDIKVPNLEQAASAACSLATNFLAPVKTERQIYENSMLEDDPNANSVVPTSQEDRTVPRWGPNHKGAQELANLYSTGKRTQEGICVGICITLIAVNSLFVLIRLRLENLSSIAIAALCGIITADFGSGLVHWAADTWGSVELPILGKNFLRPFREHHIDPTSITRHDFIETNGDNFMVAIPVLSKLTWDFLTLPDVEMQQKFVWTCYWFLLAIFVAMTNQIHKWSHTYFGLPAWVVWLQEHRIILPRKHHRVHHVAPHETYFCITTGWLNWPLEKLHFWCILEVIIEWSTGCKPRADDLKWAQKRS, encoded by the exons ATGGAGGATATAAAAGTGCCGAACCTAGAGCAGGCCGCGTCGGCCGCGTGTTCTTTGGCGACCAATTTCCTGGCGCCGGTGAAGACCGAGCGTCAGATCTACGAAAATTCGATGCTCGAGGACGATCCCAATGCCAACTCAGTGGTGCCGACCTCGCAGGAGGACAGGACTGTGCCCAGATGGGGCCCGAATCACAAAGGCGCCCAGGAACTCGCGAATCTGTATAGCACTG GGAAGAGAACACAAGAAGGCATCTGCGTGGGAATCTGTATCACTCTTATAGCCGTGAACTCTCTGTTCGTGCTCATCAGGTTACGACTGGAAAACTTGAGTTCCATAGCAATAGCTGCACTGTGCGGTATCATCACGGCCGACTTTGGTTCTGGTCTGGTTCATTGGGCCGCGGATACCTGGGGATCCGTTGAACTCCCGATTCTGGGGAAG AATTTTCTACGACCATTTCGCGAGCATCACATAGATCCTACCAGTATAACGAGACACGATTTTATAGAGACTAACGGTGATAATTTTATGGTCGCGATACCAGTTCTGTCCAAGCTCACATGGGACTTTCTAACGTTGCCCGACGTGGAAATGCAACAGAAGTTCGTGTGGACGTGCTATTGGTTCCTGCTTGCTATTTTTGTAGCAATGACTAATCAA ATACACAAGTGGTCGCATACGTATTTCGGTCTACCTGCTTGGGTTGTATGGCTTCAAGAGCACAGGATTATTCTGCCAAGAAAGCATCATCGCGTGCACCACGTCGCGCCCCACGAGACTTACTTTTGCATCACCACGGGATGGCTGAACTGGCCTTTAGAAAAACTTCACTTTTGGTGCATCTTAGAAGTGATAATCGAGTGGTCCACCGGTTGTAAACCCAGAGCCGACGATCTGAAATGGGCGCAAAAACGTTCTTGA
- the LOC139811903 gene encoding U6 snRNA-associated Sm-like protein LSm4, which produces MLPLTLLKTAQNHPMLVELKNGETYNGHLVSCDNWMNINLREVICTSRDGDKFWRMPECYIRGSTIKYLRIPDEVIDMVKEDIQMKSRGRGEMKGRGQNQRGRGGGGRGTFGRGGRGPAPLGRGSGGTQVGNKSQNKPRPK; this is translated from the exons atg TTACCTCTGACTTTGCTGAAAACAGCGCAAAACCACCCCATG TTGGTGGAGCTGAAAAACGGGGAGACGTACAACGGCCACTTAGTCAGCTGCGACAACTGGATGAACATAAACCTCAGAGAGGTTATATGTACTTCGAGA GATGGAGACAAGTTCTGGAGGATGCCGGAATGCTATATAAGAGGCAGCACAATAAAGTATTTGAGAATTCCTGACGAAGTGATAGACATGGTGAAGGAAGATATACAGATGAAATCGAGGGGTCGCGGCGAGATGAAGGGTCGAGGCCAGAATCAGAGGGGCcgcggtggtggtggtagaG GTACCTTCGGCAGAGGAGGAAGAGGTCCAGCACCGTTGGGTCGTGGAAGTGGTGGCACACAAGTCGGCAATAAATCACAAAATAAACCGAGACCTAAGTGA